A region of Candidatus Neomarinimicrobiota bacterium DNA encodes the following proteins:
- a CDS encoding alpha-amylase family glycosyl hydrolase, which produces MNTNSRPIKASDEKLGLIREGQTLSFRVYAPAVEMMSIIFFEQHDDVKGVSRSMTKNANGVWKISLPVRDATAYYAYALDTAPENQLADPYSRAVVRQNHFQYPTKTVILPQDEFDWEGDDFTKTSLGDMVILEAHLRDMSVHSTSGSSQGGTYLGFTESDQKGGIAHLKDMGYNTVEFLPLQEFGNIEIDFKNPELGIYNNWNPYENNHWGYMTSFFFAPEIYYGSDGVADRGAWVGQDGRAVLEMKQMVKALHAEGISVIMDVVYNHVSQYDSNPFKLIDKSYYFKLNVDGDYRSHSGCGNDFKTENPMARKMIVESLVYWMEEYHIDGFRFDLATMIDLETIDAITAATRAVNPAVVLIAEPWGGGGYNPAELAEHGWASWNDHFRNSIKGRNPRKDDEGFIFGKLWDGNSTEHYKKLMRGYLKREGGHYLKPIQSVNYLESHDDHTLGDFVRLALGKVGKHEAVTRNQVARLSAEELSIHKFAALNLLVSQGPVMIAQGQSWGRSKVIANSIGSDPEVGQLDHNSYEKDDETNWLNWDEKILNQDLVDYYRGLIAIRSKYPEIRNVDRDFRSFLKGENELSFGFSMGQAPQVIVFLNANTISSVDFDLTEGEWTILADAKGAGLAGQGSVSGSVKVPPQSGLIVVK; this is translated from the coding sequence ATGAACACCAATAGCAGACCCATTAAAGCATCTGATGAAAAATTAGGGCTTATTCGGGAGGGACAGACCCTCTCCTTCAGAGTGTATGCCCCTGCCGTTGAAATGATGAGCATCATTTTCTTCGAACAACACGATGATGTTAAGGGTGTTTCAAGGTCCATGACAAAAAATGCTAATGGTGTCTGGAAGATCAGTTTACCTGTGAGAGATGCTACTGCTTACTATGCTTATGCTTTAGATACAGCACCGGAAAACCAGTTAGCTGATCCTTATTCTAGAGCCGTAGTCCGCCAGAACCACTTCCAATACCCCACAAAGACAGTCATCTTACCTCAAGACGAATTTGATTGGGAGGGTGATGACTTCACCAAGACCTCTCTAGGGGATATGGTGATTCTGGAAGCCCATCTGAGAGACATGTCGGTTCATTCTACCTCCGGTTCTTCACAAGGAGGAACCTATCTGGGATTTACTGAATCAGATCAAAAAGGGGGTATCGCTCACCTCAAAGATATGGGTTACAATACAGTCGAATTTTTACCCCTTCAGGAATTCGGGAACATCGAGATCGATTTTAAAAACCCGGAATTGGGTATTTATAATAACTGGAATCCCTATGAGAATAATCACTGGGGTTATATGACTTCCTTTTTCTTTGCACCTGAGATCTATTACGGATCTGACGGTGTGGCTGATCGGGGGGCTTGGGTTGGTCAGGATGGTCGAGCTGTCCTGGAGATGAAGCAAATGGTGAAAGCACTGCATGCCGAGGGAATATCAGTCATTATGGATGTCGTCTATAACCATGTTTCTCAGTACGATTCCAACCCCTTCAAGTTGATCGACAAATCATATTACTTTAAATTGAATGTGGATGGAGATTACCGGTCACATAGTGGCTGTGGGAATGATTTCAAGACCGAAAATCCCATGGCCCGCAAGATGATCGTTGAAAGCCTGGTCTATTGGATGGAGGAATATCACATAGATGGATTTCGCTTTGATCTGGCTACTATGATCGACCTGGAAACGATCGATGCCATCACAGCTGCCACCCGAGCAGTCAACCCAGCAGTAGTATTGATCGCTGAGCCCTGGGGCGGTGGTGGCTATAATCCAGCAGAATTGGCAGAGCATGGCTGGGCCTCCTGGAATGATCATTTTAGAAACAGTATCAAGGGCCGGAACCCCAGAAAAGATGATGAAGGTTTTATATTTGGGAAGCTGTGGGATGGCAATAGTACAGAACATTACAAAAAGCTGATGCGAGGCTATCTCAAAAGGGAAGGGGGTCACTACCTGAAACCCATCCAAAGTGTGAATTATCTGGAAAGTCATGATGATCACACCCTGGGTGACTTTGTCCGATTAGCTCTGGGAAAGGTGGGTAAACATGAAGCAGTTACCCGGAACCAGGTTGCCAGACTCTCTGCTGAAGAGTTAAGCATTCACAAGTTTGCCGCATTGAACCTTTTGGTCAGTCAGGGACCGGTGATGATTGCTCAGGGACAAAGTTGGGGACGCTCCAAGGTCATCGCCAATAGTATTGGAAGTGATCCAGAAGTTGGTCAGCTGGATCATAACTCCTATGAAAAGGACGACGAGACCAACTGGTTGAACTGGGATGAAAAAATCTTAAATCAGGATCTGGTTGACTATTATCGTGGTCTCATTGCCATTCGCAGCAAATATCCTGAGATCCGCAATGTTGACCGCGATTTCCGAAGCTTTTTGAAGGGTGAAAATGAGCTCTCATTTGGTTTCAGTATGGGGCAAGCTCCGCAAGTGATCGTGTTCTTGAATGCCAATACAATTAGTTCTGTGGACTTCGATTTGACCGAAGGAGAGTGGACCATCCTGGCAGATGCAAAAGGAGCCGGCCTTGCTGGTCAAGGGAGTGTGTCCGGTTCAGTAAAAGTGCCCCCCCAAAGCGGGCTGATCGTGGTCAAGTAG